Proteins encoded within one genomic window of Polypterus senegalus isolate Bchr_013 chromosome 6, ASM1683550v1, whole genome shotgun sequence:
- the cdca7a gene encoding cell division cycle-associated protein 7a isoform X2, whose protein sequence is MDFILSQMQASPHLFSAKVVLSKVDCSQFRNVPPVLMETSSSSSSSDDSCDSFGSDGFVKKEVGNRNVKDLAVIFDEDSDTESFCGFSSEELTDVMDAMKMDSVEDESLKLSSKSKAPFNLKVALKFPAKHQGRKRAPPTLSVPKARGRSSDSDLDSDEEKGMSFIEKRALNIKENKAMLARLMAELKHMPGLSSMRRSFPLTHMPRNPPRRSLGTGPARRNPERSSRIHTRSRSLIDGPPSPTPEEDSDDDKYSLVRRRKTWDDMAEPRRRSSGGLMAIPHVVRPVEDITEMELDNICFNVREKLYNRETGSTCHQCRQKTTDTKTNCRNPDCVGVRGQFCGPCLRNRYGEEVRNALLDPSWYCPPCRGICNCSFCRQREGRCATGVLVYLAKYHGYDNVHAYLKSLKKELEQEEENANCSS, encoded by the exons gtTGTGCTTTCAAAAGTGGACTGTAGCCAGTTCAGGAATGTGCCACCAGTGCTGATGGAAACTTCCTCCTCTTCGTCATCTTCTGATGACAGCTGCGACAGCTTTGGCTCAGATGGCTTTGTG aaaaaagaggtTGGCAACAGAAATGTCAAAGACCTAGCCGTTATTTTTGATGAGGACTCCGATACAGAGTCTTTCTGTGGTTTTTCAAGTGAAGAGCTCACAGATGTCATGGATGCAATG AAAATGGACTCGGTGGAGGATGAGTCTCTGAAGCTGTCGAGTAAGAGTAAGGCCCCATTCAATCTAAAGGTGGCACTCAAGTTCCCAGCAAAGCATCAAGGGAGAAAAAGAGCCCCCCCTACCCTTTCTGTGCCCAAGGCACGGGGCCGTAGCTCCGATTCAGATTTGGACTCTGATGAAGAGAAAGGCATGAGCTTCATTGAGAAGAGGGCATTGAACATCAAGGAGAACAAGGCCATG cttGCAAGGCTAATGGCAGAGCTGAAGCACATGCCGGGTCTTTCCAGTATGCGGAGGTCTTTTCCTTTGACACATATG CCGCGGAACCCTCCTCGTCGTTCACTTGGCACAGGGCCTGCACGGCGAAATCCAGAGCGCAGCTCACGGATTCATACCCGCTCCCGTTCACTCATCGACGGTCCCCCGAGCCCCACCCCTGAAGAGGACAGCGATGATGACAAATACAGCCTTGTCAGAAGGAGGAAGACGTGGGATGATATG GCCGAACCTCGCAGGAGGAGCTCAGGTGGTTTAATGGCCATTCCTCATGTGGTGCGTCCAGTAGAAGACATTACGGAAATGGAGCTGGACAACATCTGCTTCAACGTCCGTGAGAAACTGTACAACAGAGAGACA GGATCTACTTGTCACCAGTGCCGGCAGAAGACCACcgacacaaaaacaaattgccGGAATCCTGATTGCGTAGGAGTAAGAGGTCAGTTTTGTGGCCCATGTCTGCGGAACCGCTACGGAGAGGAAGTGCGTAATGCCCTCCTGGATCCT AGCTGGTATTGTCCACCTTGTCGAGGTATATGTAACTGTAGTTTCTGTCGACAACGGGAAGGCCGCTGTGCTACTGGTGTCCTAGTCTACTTGGCGAAATATCACGGATATGACAACGTGCATGCCTATCTGAAAAG cctcAAGAAAGAGCTGGAGCAAgaggaagaaaatgcaaactgcaGTTCTTAA
- the cdca7a gene encoding cell division cycle-associated protein 7a isoform X1, with protein MDFILSQMQASPHLFSAKVVLSKVDCSQFRNVPPVLMETSSSSSSSDDSCDSFGSDGFVKKEVGNRNVKDLAVIFDEDSDTESFCGFSSEELTDVMDAMKMDSVEDESLKLSSKSKAPFNLKVALKFPAKHQGRKRAPPTLSVPKARGRSSDSDLDSDEEKGMSFIEKRALNIKENKAMLARLMAELKHMPGLSSMRRSFPLTHMQPRNPPRRSLGTGPARRNPERSSRIHTRSRSLIDGPPSPTPEEDSDDDKYSLVRRRKTWDDMAEPRRRSSGGLMAIPHVVRPVEDITEMELDNICFNVREKLYNRETGSTCHQCRQKTTDTKTNCRNPDCVGVRGQFCGPCLRNRYGEEVRNALLDPSWYCPPCRGICNCSFCRQREGRCATGVLVYLAKYHGYDNVHAYLKSLKKELEQEEENANCSS; from the exons gtTGTGCTTTCAAAAGTGGACTGTAGCCAGTTCAGGAATGTGCCACCAGTGCTGATGGAAACTTCCTCCTCTTCGTCATCTTCTGATGACAGCTGCGACAGCTTTGGCTCAGATGGCTTTGTG aaaaaagaggtTGGCAACAGAAATGTCAAAGACCTAGCCGTTATTTTTGATGAGGACTCCGATACAGAGTCTTTCTGTGGTTTTTCAAGTGAAGAGCTCACAGATGTCATGGATGCAATG AAAATGGACTCGGTGGAGGATGAGTCTCTGAAGCTGTCGAGTAAGAGTAAGGCCCCATTCAATCTAAAGGTGGCACTCAAGTTCCCAGCAAAGCATCAAGGGAGAAAAAGAGCCCCCCCTACCCTTTCTGTGCCCAAGGCACGGGGCCGTAGCTCCGATTCAGATTTGGACTCTGATGAAGAGAAAGGCATGAGCTTCATTGAGAAGAGGGCATTGAACATCAAGGAGAACAAGGCCATG cttGCAAGGCTAATGGCAGAGCTGAAGCACATGCCGGGTCTTTCCAGTATGCGGAGGTCTTTTCCTTTGACACATATG CAGCCGCGGAACCCTCCTCGTCGTTCACTTGGCACAGGGCCTGCACGGCGAAATCCAGAGCGCAGCTCACGGATTCATACCCGCTCCCGTTCACTCATCGACGGTCCCCCGAGCCCCACCCCTGAAGAGGACAGCGATGATGACAAATACAGCCTTGTCAGAAGGAGGAAGACGTGGGATGATATG GCCGAACCTCGCAGGAGGAGCTCAGGTGGTTTAATGGCCATTCCTCATGTGGTGCGTCCAGTAGAAGACATTACGGAAATGGAGCTGGACAACATCTGCTTCAACGTCCGTGAGAAACTGTACAACAGAGAGACA GGATCTACTTGTCACCAGTGCCGGCAGAAGACCACcgacacaaaaacaaattgccGGAATCCTGATTGCGTAGGAGTAAGAGGTCAGTTTTGTGGCCCATGTCTGCGGAACCGCTACGGAGAGGAAGTGCGTAATGCCCTCCTGGATCCT AGCTGGTATTGTCCACCTTGTCGAGGTATATGTAACTGTAGTTTCTGTCGACAACGGGAAGGCCGCTGTGCTACTGGTGTCCTAGTCTACTTGGCGAAATATCACGGATATGACAACGTGCATGCCTATCTGAAAAG cctcAAGAAAGAGCTGGAGCAAgaggaagaaaatgcaaactgcaGTTCTTAA
- the cdca7a gene encoding cell division cycle-associated protein 7a isoform X3, with protein MDFILSQMQASPHLFSAKVVLSKVDCSQFRNVPPVLMETSSSSSSSDDSCDSFGSDGFVKMDSVEDESLKLSSKSKAPFNLKVALKFPAKHQGRKRAPPTLSVPKARGRSSDSDLDSDEEKGMSFIEKRALNIKENKAMLARLMAELKHMPGLSSMRRSFPLTHMQPRNPPRRSLGTGPARRNPERSSRIHTRSRSLIDGPPSPTPEEDSDDDKYSLVRRRKTWDDMAEPRRRSSGGLMAIPHVVRPVEDITEMELDNICFNVREKLYNRETGSTCHQCRQKTTDTKTNCRNPDCVGVRGQFCGPCLRNRYGEEVRNALLDPSWYCPPCRGICNCSFCRQREGRCATGVLVYLAKYHGYDNVHAYLKSLKKELEQEEENANCSS; from the exons gtTGTGCTTTCAAAAGTGGACTGTAGCCAGTTCAGGAATGTGCCACCAGTGCTGATGGAAACTTCCTCCTCTTCGTCATCTTCTGATGACAGCTGCGACAGCTTTGGCTCAGATGGCTTTGTG AAAATGGACTCGGTGGAGGATGAGTCTCTGAAGCTGTCGAGTAAGAGTAAGGCCCCATTCAATCTAAAGGTGGCACTCAAGTTCCCAGCAAAGCATCAAGGGAGAAAAAGAGCCCCCCCTACCCTTTCTGTGCCCAAGGCACGGGGCCGTAGCTCCGATTCAGATTTGGACTCTGATGAAGAGAAAGGCATGAGCTTCATTGAGAAGAGGGCATTGAACATCAAGGAGAACAAGGCCATG cttGCAAGGCTAATGGCAGAGCTGAAGCACATGCCGGGTCTTTCCAGTATGCGGAGGTCTTTTCCTTTGACACATATG CAGCCGCGGAACCCTCCTCGTCGTTCACTTGGCACAGGGCCTGCACGGCGAAATCCAGAGCGCAGCTCACGGATTCATACCCGCTCCCGTTCACTCATCGACGGTCCCCCGAGCCCCACCCCTGAAGAGGACAGCGATGATGACAAATACAGCCTTGTCAGAAGGAGGAAGACGTGGGATGATATG GCCGAACCTCGCAGGAGGAGCTCAGGTGGTTTAATGGCCATTCCTCATGTGGTGCGTCCAGTAGAAGACATTACGGAAATGGAGCTGGACAACATCTGCTTCAACGTCCGTGAGAAACTGTACAACAGAGAGACA GGATCTACTTGTCACCAGTGCCGGCAGAAGACCACcgacacaaaaacaaattgccGGAATCCTGATTGCGTAGGAGTAAGAGGTCAGTTTTGTGGCCCATGTCTGCGGAACCGCTACGGAGAGGAAGTGCGTAATGCCCTCCTGGATCCT AGCTGGTATTGTCCACCTTGTCGAGGTATATGTAACTGTAGTTTCTGTCGACAACGGGAAGGCCGCTGTGCTACTGGTGTCCTAGTCTACTTGGCGAAATATCACGGATATGACAACGTGCATGCCTATCTGAAAAG cctcAAGAAAGAGCTGGAGCAAgaggaagaaaatgcaaactgcaGTTCTTAA